Proteins from one Phyllobacterium zundukense genomic window:
- a CDS encoding GntR family transcriptional regulator, with the protein MTAENQGEKGLAIAAPPEAQTSGVNRGARPGARGAPAGRMTTATAIYRELHAAIVSMEMTPGTALNEKVLTERFGVSRTPVREALIRLVEDGLVDVFPQSGTFVARIPVALIPEAVVIRQALEGATVERAAAVATAKDVEWLDEILARQRFFADRQNTSAFHEADEAFHEAIAGISGHPGIWHYLKPVKVQIDRARRMTLPGLGRMEHVLSEHQIIRNAIEAHDVPAACAAMKQHLNAVIPDIETLRKSHPGSFV; encoded by the coding sequence ATGACAGCAGAGAACCAGGGAGAAAAAGGCTTAGCCATTGCAGCGCCGCCCGAGGCGCAAACGTCAGGTGTCAATCGCGGTGCGCGCCCCGGAGCGCGCGGGGCACCAGCCGGGCGGATGACCACTGCCACCGCAATTTACCGAGAACTCCACGCAGCCATCGTATCGATGGAAATGACACCGGGAACGGCCCTCAACGAGAAGGTCCTGACCGAACGGTTCGGCGTCAGTCGCACGCCGGTGCGCGAGGCGTTGATCCGCCTGGTTGAAGACGGACTTGTCGATGTCTTTCCGCAATCAGGAACATTTGTTGCCCGTATTCCTGTTGCGCTGATCCCCGAGGCCGTCGTGATCCGCCAGGCGCTCGAGGGAGCAACAGTGGAGCGTGCAGCGGCGGTCGCAACGGCCAAGGATGTCGAATGGCTTGATGAAATCCTCGCCCGCCAGCGCTTCTTTGCTGATCGTCAGAACACGAGCGCGTTTCACGAGGCCGACGAGGCCTTCCACGAAGCGATTGCCGGAATTTCCGGCCATCCCGGCATCTGGCACTATCTCAAGCCGGTGAAAGTGCAGATCGATAGGGCGCGGCGCATGACGTTACCGGGTTTGGGCCGCATGGAGCATGTCCTGTCCGAGCATCAGATCATCCGTAATGCCATTGAAGCCCATGACGTGCCCGCCGCCTGTGCGGCGATGAAACAGCATCTGAACGCCGTCATCCCCGATATTGAAACCTTGAGAAAGAGCCATCCTGGATCATTTGTCTGA
- the uxuA gene encoding mannonate dehydratase, producing the protein MRQAWRWFGPKAGVSLDNVRQAGATDIVSALHEVPIGEAWTIAQVHERKSLIESTPAGRTPLTWSVVESIPIPDAVKRLGGAAKDEIAAWIASMEAVAANDIKVICYNFMPVVDWCRTDLDYVTPTGSTAMRFDHNVFAVFDLHILQRKGAENDYSEADREIASDLYKAMGAPEIADLTRNIASALPGSTTEPLTIPAFRDKLETYSGIDANRLRQHLVEFLAAVTPVAEKLGVKLTLHPDDPPRSLFGLPRIASTEVDYAALFDAVPSPANGMCFCTGSLGVRADNDLPEIARRFASRIHFTHLRATTREGDGRSFHEAAHLEGDVDMVAVLRKLLIEDHKRDRANSIIFRSDHGHRMLDDLNKDVTPGYPAIGRLRGLAELRGIIHALDASALV; encoded by the coding sequence ATGCGTCAGGCATGGCGATGGTTTGGCCCAAAAGCCGGTGTCTCACTCGATAATGTACGGCAGGCCGGCGCGACCGATATCGTTTCGGCGCTCCACGAAGTGCCCATCGGTGAAGCGTGGACAATAGCGCAGGTGCACGAGCGCAAATCACTGATTGAATCAACACCTGCAGGGCGGACGCCGCTGACCTGGTCGGTCGTCGAGAGCATTCCGATTCCTGATGCGGTGAAGCGCCTCGGCGGTGCTGCCAAGGATGAGATTGCCGCCTGGATCGCCAGCATGGAGGCAGTCGCGGCAAACGACATCAAGGTCATCTGCTATAACTTCATGCCTGTGGTCGACTGGTGCCGTACCGATCTCGACTATGTCACGCCGACCGGGTCGACGGCCATGCGCTTCGACCACAACGTCTTCGCTGTATTCGATTTGCACATCCTGCAGCGAAAGGGCGCCGAAAATGATTACTCAGAAGCTGACCGCGAGATTGCCAGCGACCTTTATAAAGCCATGGGCGCACCAGAAATCGCTGATCTTACGCGCAATATTGCCAGCGCGCTCCCTGGCTCGACCACTGAACCGCTGACCATACCGGCGTTCCGCGACAAGCTCGAAACCTATTCCGGCATCGATGCGAACCGGTTGCGTCAGCATCTGGTTGAATTCCTGGCGGCTGTGACACCGGTCGCCGAAAAGCTGGGTGTCAAGCTGACCCTGCATCCGGATGATCCGCCCCGTTCGCTCTTCGGCCTGCCGCGTATTGCCTCCACCGAGGTGGATTATGCGGCGCTGTTCGATGCGGTACCCTCGCCTGCAAATGGCATGTGCTTTTGTACAGGCAGTCTTGGTGTGCGGGCCGACAATGACCTGCCCGAGATCGCCAGGCGCTTTGCTTCGCGCATTCACTTCACCCATCTGCGGGCGACGACCCGCGAGGGTGATGGCCGCAGCTTCCACGAAGCAGCTCACCTCGAAGGCGACGTGGATATGGTCGCGGTGTTGCGCAAACTCCTCATCGAAGACCACAAGCGCGACAGGGCCAACAGCATTATTTTCCGCTCCGATCATGGGCACCGCATGCTCGACGATCTGAACAAGGACGTGACGCCCGGTTATCCGGCAATTGGTCGCCTGCGCGGTCTTGCCGAACTGCGCGGTATCATCCACGCTTTGGATGCCTCCGCGCTCGTATAA